A portion of the Candidatus Hinthialibacter antarcticus genome contains these proteins:
- a CDS encoding DUF4160 domain-containing protein, whose protein sequence is MPVISMFYGLIIRMYYFDNQKHKSPHIHVQYGEQQVVIRIPDGAVLEGELKPQKLKLIHAWVEIHQEDLMANWQLAIEGQKVFTIVPLR, encoded by the coding sequence ATGCCGGTTATTTCAATGTTTTATGGATTGATTATTCGGATGTACTATTTTGATAATCAGAAGCACAAATCTCCGCACATTCACGTTCAATACGGCGAACAACAAGTTGTGATCAGGATACCCGATGGGGCTGTATTAGAGGGAGAATTAAAACCGCAAAAATTGAAATTAATCCATGCTTGGGTAGAGATACATCAAGAAGATTTGATGGCGAACTGGCAGCTGGCGATTGAAGGCCAGAAAGTGTTTACAATCGTTCCATTGAGGTGA
- a CDS encoding sodium-dependent transporter: MANQISNDMPRENWGTKIGVILAVAGSAVGLGNFLRFPGVAVQNGGGAFMIPYFIAFLLVGIPICWAEWIMGRRAGRLSGLASAPGLFGVLTNGSPLRYLGALGLFVPFIIYLYYVYIESWCLAYFFFMLTGDLGLKDSTIVGAYSQFFTEYVGNDATTSDFFSGVSVAFIFFVITFFINFFFIYRGLNRGIELFCRVAMPALMIMAVIIAIRVVTLGSLNPDAPDQTFINGLGYMWNPDWSQLSEPEVWINACGQIFFSLSVGFGIIITYASYLSKKDDVVLSGLTACSMNEFCEVCLGGLIVIPSALIFLGISQMEVVAQQGTFGIGFVVMPEIFDQMPAGHLFGAMFFFLLFLAGVTSSLSMLQPVIAFLEEGFGLNRKASVAILGLITFLGASSIILSPGLTAMDTVDKYSNNLGIPLLALFEVIIFIFVLKVSNGIKEAEHGADMKLPKAFGYIIYVSPVFLLLILGWWVKVQIEDYMAGTAPAMGTIETVSIVSMVAILFMFALLQKLAWPRMKRRHMAYKKMMEAEPLD; the protein is encoded by the coding sequence ATGGCGAACCAAATCTCGAATGATATGCCGCGCGAAAACTGGGGAACAAAAATCGGCGTGATCCTGGCGGTTGCAGGCAGCGCAGTCGGGCTAGGCAACTTTTTACGCTTCCCCGGCGTTGCCGTGCAAAACGGCGGCGGCGCATTTATGATTCCCTACTTCATTGCGTTTCTCTTAGTCGGCATCCCCATTTGCTGGGCCGAATGGATTATGGGCCGCCGCGCCGGGCGCCTCTCCGGCCTCGCTTCAGCGCCGGGCTTGTTCGGCGTATTGACCAACGGCAGTCCATTGCGTTACCTGGGCGCGTTGGGGTTGTTTGTTCCGTTCATTATCTATTTATATTACGTCTATATCGAGTCATGGTGTCTCGCCTATTTCTTCTTCATGCTTACTGGCGACCTGGGGCTGAAAGATTCAACCATTGTCGGGGCCTACAGCCAGTTCTTCACCGAATATGTCGGCAATGACGCAACCACATCTGACTTCTTCTCCGGCGTCAGCGTCGCGTTTATATTTTTCGTCATTACATTTTTCATTAATTTCTTTTTCATTTACCGCGGCCTGAACCGGGGCATCGAACTCTTCTGTCGCGTGGCCATGCCGGCGCTGATGATCATGGCGGTCATTATCGCGATCCGGGTCGTCACATTGGGGTCGTTGAATCCCGACGCGCCCGACCAAACATTCATCAACGGGCTTGGGTATATGTGGAACCCTGACTGGTCGCAGCTCAGCGAACCCGAAGTATGGATCAACGCCTGCGGGCAAATCTTCTTCTCGCTCTCGGTCGGCTTCGGCATCATTATCACCTACGCTAGTTATCTCAGCAAAAAAGACGATGTGGTTCTCAGCGGCCTCACAGCCTGTTCGATGAATGAGTTTTGCGAAGTGTGTTTAGGCGGCTTGATTGTCATTCCCTCCGCGCTGATTTTTCTGGGTATTTCACAAATGGAAGTCGTCGCCCAGCAGGGCACCTTCGGCATTGGCTTTGTCGTCATGCCCGAAATTTTCGACCAGATGCCCGCAGGCCACTTGTTTGGCGCGATGTTCTTTTTCTTGCTATTTCTCGCGGGCGTCACCTCGTCGCTCTCAATGCTGCAACCAGTCATTGCGTTTTTAGAAGAAGGCTTCGGCCTCAACCGCAAAGCCTCCGTCGCCATTCTCGGCTTGATTACGTTCCTTGGCGCCAGCTCGATCATTCTATCCCCGGGCCTGACCGCGATGGACACGGTCGATAAATACTCAAACAATTTGGGCATTCCACTGTTAGCGCTATTTGAAGTCATCATCTTTATCTTTGTGTTGAAAGTTTCTAATGGAATCAAAGAAGCCGAACACGGCGCCGACATGAAATTGCCCAAGGCGTTCGGCTACATCATTTATGTCTCGCCCGTGTTTTTGTTGTTGATCTTAGGCTGGTGGGTGAAAGTGCAAATTGAAGACTACATGGCGGGCACGGCGCCAGCGATGGGGACCATCGAAACCGTATCTATCGTCAGCATGGTTGCGATCTTGTTTATGTTCGCCCTGTTGCAGAAACTGGCGTGGCCGCGCATGAAACGCCGCCACATGGCGTATAAGAAAATGATGGAAGCGGAACCGTTAGACTAG
- a CDS encoding M14 family metallopeptidase translates to MKISPRYNPFVTCVVSLAAAMFIASVFANEAMPAFSPYRDLTQEVKSLSQHHSKLVHLHSLAKSNQGRDVWVLELGGGDKDERLLRPAMLVVGDVEGDRLAGGEAALAFAESLVADENQSRLGEVVVYIIPRLNPDASERYFAKPLLQRNSNFTPYDDDRDGFTDEDAPQDINGDGLVSWMRIEDADGALMLHPNDDRVLIEADPVKGEDGQWVYMREGRDDDGDKELNEDGVGGVNFNKQFTFEYPWFDAQAGMYPLKEKITYALGRFIIDHPHIGVVFTFASNDNLSKTPPSDDATSRRVPQTKITEDDAKYYEHLGEQYRDIVGIKEIVESTSVPGSLVDWVYFHRGRMGLSAAGWGPAIALALKEENEEEGASKEEAASEDIEAASEETDGEEVEEEKRGKEEVEYLSWLGERAEAYFTPWQPVDHPDFPGKTVEVGGWAPYSFTTPPAVVFDNWKQTQVEFLMKLSQTLPQVAIEDVDVKTLRRGVYEITVRVTNTGYLPTVLHHGERTTDVLPTRLMIDLPDEAFLAGKPRTNFGPIAKGEVREARFVLQAAPGSKTMISLISALGGTVQQTMTWEGE, encoded by the coding sequence GTGAAAATTTCTCCCCGGTACAACCCGTTTGTTACTTGTGTTGTCTCGCTTGCCGCTGCGATGTTTATCGCGTCTGTATTTGCAAATGAGGCGATGCCCGCGTTTTCTCCTTATCGCGATCTGACGCAAGAGGTGAAGTCGCTCAGCCAACACCATTCAAAACTTGTGCATCTTCATTCGCTGGCAAAATCAAACCAGGGCCGCGACGTCTGGGTGTTGGAACTCGGCGGCGGCGACAAAGACGAACGGCTGCTGCGTCCTGCGATGTTGGTGGTGGGCGATGTCGAGGGCGACCGGCTCGCAGGCGGCGAGGCTGCGCTGGCGTTTGCCGAATCACTTGTCGCGGATGAAAACCAATCGCGTTTGGGCGAGGTGGTGGTGTATATCATTCCACGGTTGAACCCCGATGCGTCAGAGCGTTATTTTGCGAAGCCGTTATTGCAACGCAATTCAAACTTTACTCCATACGACGACGACCGCGATGGTTTCACGGATGAAGACGCGCCGCAAGACATCAACGGCGACGGTTTGGTCTCGTGGATGCGCATCGAAGACGCCGACGGCGCATTGATGCTGCATCCCAATGATGATCGTGTTTTGATCGAGGCGGACCCGGTCAAAGGCGAAGACGGACAGTGGGTGTACATGCGTGAAGGCCGCGATGACGACGGCGACAAAGAGTTGAACGAAGACGGCGTCGGCGGCGTGAATTTTAATAAGCAATTTACGTTTGAGTATCCATGGTTCGATGCGCAGGCGGGCATGTATCCGCTCAAAGAAAAAATCACCTATGCGCTGGGGCGCTTTATTATTGACCACCCACATATTGGCGTGGTGTTTACGTTTGCGTCGAATGATAACCTGTCAAAAACGCCGCCGTCTGACGACGCTACGTCGCGTCGCGTTCCCCAAACGAAGATCACAGAAGACGATGCAAAGTATTACGAGCACTTGGGCGAGCAGTATCGAGATATCGTCGGCATAAAAGAAATCGTCGAGTCGACTAGCGTTCCGGGGTCATTGGTTGATTGGGTGTATTTTCATCGCGGGCGCATGGGGCTTAGCGCCGCAGGTTGGGGCCCCGCCATTGCGCTGGCATTGAAAGAAGAAAACGAAGAAGAGGGCGCGTCTAAAGAAGAGGCTGCGTCTGAAGACATCGAAGCCGCCAGCGAAGAAACAGACGGCGAAGAAGTCGAAGAGGAAAAACGCGGCAAGGAAGAAGTGGAATATTTATCCTGGCTGGGCGAACGCGCCGAAGCCTATTTCACTCCATGGCAACCGGTCGATCATCCTGATTTCCCCGGCAAGACGGTCGAGGTTGGCGGCTGGGCGCCGTATTCATTCACCACACCGCCTGCGGTTGTGTTTGATAATTGGAAGCAAACGCAAGTCGAATTCTTGATGAAATTAAGTCAGACGCTGCCGCAGGTTGCGATTGAAGACGTCGATGTAAAAACCTTACGGCGCGGCGTGTATGAAATCACCGTGCGGGTCACCAATACTGGTTACCTGCCGACGGTGCTTCATCACGGCGAACGCACCACGGACGTATTGCCGACCCGCTTGATGATCGACCTGCCCGACGAGGCGTTTCTCGCAGGTAAGCCGCGTACTAACTTCGGGCCGATTGCTAAAGGTGAAGTGAGAGAGGCGCGCTTCGTGTTACAAGCCGCGCCGGGAAGCAAAACGATGATCTCATTAATTTCAGCGTTGGGCGGAACCGTCCAACAGACCATGACATGGGAAGGAGAATAA
- a CDS encoding DUF2442 domain-containing protein, whose product MNPKVKQVEPTDNHTLIVTFENDEVREFDVNPYLDKGIFAELKDLSYFRQVKVVAGSVEWPHEQDFSYDTLYLAGSIRIIECSR is encoded by the coding sequence ATGAATCCCAAAGTTAAACAGGTAGAGCCTACAGACAACCATACGCTGATCGTCACATTCGAAAATGATGAAGTTCGAGAATTTGACGTGAACCCTTATCTGGACAAAGGCATTTTTGCGGAATTAAAAGACCTTTCATATTTTCGCCAGGTCAAAGTAGTCGCGGGTAGCGTTGAATGGCCTCACGAGCAGGATTTCAGTTACGACACGCTGTATCTCGCAGGAAGCATTCGTATAATCGAATGTTCCAGATAA
- a CDS encoding sulfatase-like hydrolase/transferase: MSPTLNRRRFLQTSALSTMALSAGAASAKTKDRPNIMVILVDDMGFSDPGCFGGEIDTPNINRLAKNASVFSLSMNADAL; this comes from the coding sequence ATGTCACCAACACTCAATCGACGCCGTTTTCTTCAAACCTCCGCCCTGTCTACGATGGCGCTATCAGCAGGCGCAGCATCAGCGAAAACCAAAGACCGACCGAATATCATGGTGATTCTGGTCGATGACATGGGTTTCTCTGACCCGGGTTGCTTCGGCGGCGAGATCGACACCCCCAACATCAACCGGCTGGCGAAAAACGCCAGCGTATTTTCTTTGAGCATGAACGCGGACGCGCTGTAA
- the lexA gene encoding transcriptional repressor LexA: MKELTKRQKDILDFIDQCSNETGYPPTLREICKKFSIASTNGARYHLLRLQKMGVLEVKPNTSRGMRRTDRPAPLPPGRTYQMPIIGRVPAGPFSLAEPDIREDELTVDPQFFGDRAAEPDLFGLRVNGDSMVEAGIHDGDIVVVRQQENANNGDIVVARLEDEATVKRFKRGVSEVILEPANRAYSPIHIPDEGGADGGQNFALLGIVVGLIRSM, encoded by the coding sequence ATGAAAGAACTGACCAAGCGGCAAAAAGATATTTTAGATTTCATCGACCAATGCTCGAATGAGACCGGGTATCCACCCACGTTGCGGGAGATTTGTAAAAAGTTCTCCATCGCTTCGACCAACGGCGCCCGCTATCACCTGCTACGCTTGCAAAAGATGGGCGTTCTCGAAGTAAAACCCAACACCTCGCGTGGAATGCGCCGCACGGATCGCCCCGCGCCGCTGCCTCCCGGACGCACCTATCAGATGCCGATTATTGGGCGCGTTCCCGCCGGGCCGTTCAGCCTGGCCGAGCCGGACATTCGCGAAGATGAACTGACGGTTGATCCGCAATTTTTCGGCGACCGCGCCGCTGAGCCTGACTTGTTTGGCTTGCGCGTCAACGGCGACAGTATGGTGGAGGCGGGAATCCACGACGGCGATATTGTGGTGGTGCGTCAGCAGGAAAACGCCAACAACGGCGATATTGTGGTAGCGCGGTTGGAAGACGAAGCGACCGTAAAACGATTTAAGCGCGGCGTCAGTGAGGTGATTCTCGAACCGGCGAACCGCGCTTATAGTCCAATTCATATTCCTGACGAGGGCGGCGCCGACGGCGGGCAAAATTTCGCCCTGCTGGGCATCGTCGTCGGGCTGATCCGCTCAATGTGA
- a CDS encoding ABC transporter permease produces the protein MKQQIKHILFHRHLIYEFLKRDLQARYLGSAIGFFWSVVNPLILLAVYTVVFGYILKAKYDALGFGEAGTVAFAFYIFSGLMPWFAFQESLMRTTTCIVDNAHLIKQVRFPAKVLPAYLAISSLVNQLIGTFIFMAGYMLMTWSAHWTWLALPLVIAIEFVMFFGLGLFFSTLHTYVRDVGPLISIVTMILMWTTPMLYTMEMAQQAPQWVESILYLNPITYLILLHHDLMLNGVWPALWLWLTFGALSLISLTAGYALFTRCHSEFADLL, from the coding sequence ATGAAACAGCAAATCAAACATATTCTTTTCCATCGCCATTTGATCTATGAGTTTCTCAAGCGCGACTTGCAGGCGCGCTATCTGGGAAGCGCCATCGGGTTTTTCTGGTCGGTGGTGAATCCGCTGATCCTGCTGGCGGTGTATACCGTCGTATTCGGCTACATCCTCAAGGCGAAATACGACGCGCTGGGCTTCGGAGAGGCGGGCACGGTCGCGTTCGCATTTTATATCTTCAGCGGGCTGATGCCGTGGTTTGCGTTTCAAGAATCACTGATGCGCACCACCACTTGCATCGTCGACAACGCCCATTTAATCAAACAAGTACGCTTTCCGGCGAAAGTGCTGCCCGCCTACCTGGCGATATCAAGCCTGGTCAATCAATTAATTGGCACCTTCATCTTCATGGCGGGCTACATGCTGATGACCTGGAGCGCTCATTGGACCTGGCTGGCGCTGCCGCTGGTGATAGCAATTGAATTTGTGATGTTCTTCGGGCTGGGACTGTTCTTCTCGACGCTGCACACGTATGTCCGCGACGTAGGGCCGCTCATCAGCATCGTCACCATGATTTTGATGTGGACGACTCCCATGCTCTACACCATGGAGATGGCGCAGCAAGCGCCGCAATGGGTAGAGTCGATTCTTTACCTGAACCCGATTACTTACTTGATTCTGTTGCATCATGATTTGATGCTCAACGGCGTGTGGCCCGCACTGTGGCTATGGCTGACCTTCGGAGCGTTGTCATTGATTTCGCTGACAGCGGGGTATGCGCTGTTTACGCGTTGCCATAGCGAATTCGCTGATTTACTCTGA